One part of the Mariniblastus fucicola genome encodes these proteins:
- a CDS encoding small multi-drug export protein translates to MEQLSETEKTENPYKATPGENIELAEDAHQLRDQLNKMFSGFEKQFRAERPILWWATLLSPIILSVTVLGLLWVAQGPGYALKCVNHALLTFFVLGRFVLLAGMEGEAAEQVAKIAMRPSELFVLVTYLDFIVALFVTFHMGVLFRIPRIGPKLAMLVWDGKFFMDSQPWIKRVAFLGLIGFVIFPTSTTGSIGGSIFGRLLGLSRWATVGGVLIGSLLGNSIMYAFAKQINKYLEDNWTLRIVGLLIIIVACLLLEWRYRTVKNKYMQDQKSSDNAEA, encoded by the coding sequence ATGGAACAGCTTTCGGAAACTGAAAAAACCGAGAACCCTTACAAGGCGACTCCGGGCGAGAACATTGAGCTTGCCGAGGACGCTCATCAGTTGCGCGATCAACTGAACAAAATGTTCTCTGGGTTCGAAAAACAGTTTCGTGCCGAGAGACCGATTCTTTGGTGGGCGACGCTTCTGTCGCCGATCATCCTGTCTGTCACCGTGCTCGGACTACTGTGGGTCGCGCAAGGACCAGGCTATGCACTCAAGTGCGTCAATCACGCGTTGTTAACGTTCTTTGTGTTGGGACGTTTTGTTCTGCTGGCCGGCATGGAAGGCGAGGCAGCCGAACAGGTCGCCAAGATTGCGATGAGGCCCAGCGAGCTATTCGTGTTGGTGACGTATCTGGACTTTATTGTTGCTTTGTTTGTAACGTTTCATATGGGAGTCCTGTTTCGGATTCCCAGAATCGGCCCCAAGCTGGCAATGCTGGTCTGGGATGGGAAATTCTTTATGGATTCGCAACCGTGGATCAAACGCGTCGCGTTCCTCGGGCTGATCGGATTCGTAATCTTCCCTACATCAACGACCGGAAGTATCGGTGGCTCGATCTTCGGTCGGCTGTTGGGGCTCAGCCGCTGGGCGACGGTCGGTGGCGTGCTGATTGGAAGCCTGTTGGGCAACTCGATCATGTACGCGTTTGCCAAACAGATAAACAAGTATCTGGAAGACAACTGGACGCTGCGGATCGTTGGTTTGCTGATCATCATCGTGGCCTGTCTGCTGCTGGAGTGGCGTTACCGCACGGTTAAGAACAAGTACATGCAGGATCAAAAGTCTTCCGACAATGCCGAAGCGTAA
- a CDS encoding uracil-DNA glycosylase yields MPKRKAPSKDAELWQKLQRRVVRCKKCPRLIEHCKAIAKKKRKAYADQKYWGKPVENFGDGRADLLVMGLAPGAHGANRTGRMFTGDRSGDWLYRAMHKFGFASQAESIDRNDGLELVNSVVSGVCHCAPPDNKPNRQEVANCQPFLEQTVAQVQPKVVLALGRLAWTETLRLAKEIGWLSPEDAKPPKFSHGAEHQFECGVWILASYHPSQQNTFTGRLTEPMFDAVFARARKLTR; encoded by the coding sequence ATGCCGAAGCGTAAGGCCCCGAGCAAGGATGCGGAACTCTGGCAAAAACTGCAGCGACGGGTCGTTCGCTGCAAAAAATGCCCGCGACTGATCGAGCACTGCAAGGCGATCGCAAAAAAGAAACGCAAAGCATACGCCGATCAGAAATACTGGGGCAAGCCGGTCGAAAACTTTGGCGACGGCAGAGCCGACCTGTTGGTCATGGGGCTGGCTCCTGGAGCACACGGCGCCAATCGAACCGGTCGAATGTTCACCGGTGATCGCAGTGGAGATTGGCTCTACCGAGCGATGCACAAATTTGGATTTGCCAGCCAGGCGGAATCGATCGACCGCAACGATGGTCTGGAGTTGGTGAATTCAGTCGTCAGCGGCGTGTGCCATTGTGCTCCCCCCGACAATAAACCGAACCGCCAAGAGGTCGCCAATTGCCAGCCGTTTTTGGAGCAAACTGTGGCTCAAGTTCAACCCAAAGTCGTCCTCGCGCTCGGACGGCTGGCGTGGACTGAAACCCTGCGTTTAGCGAAAGAAATCGGCTGGCTGTCGCCCGAAGATGCTAAGCCGCCGAAGTTCTCTCACGGTGCCGAACATCAGTTTGAATGTGGCGTTTGGATTCTGGCGAGCTACCACCCTAGCCAACAAAATACGTTCACCGGTCGGTTGACGGAGCCGATGTTTGATGCCGTTTTTGCACGGGCTAGAAAGCTGACGCGTTGA
- a CDS encoding ROK family transcriptional regulator, which produces MTSINSSKAANQSIHRVIEVIRAHREVSRRLISKETGLSTPSITRLVNELMESDVLCVHESTTVDGAGPGRPASVVKLNPLFGCAIGVDVGEHVIQIALGDMSGKIQLTSRLPTAAETGGNATFANIVRAINDICGIYKSSFEQDAPPLRAITVGVPGTVDPKTSHIAKAPKINGWTDFDLKGRLESEIPGIAIRIVNDINAAATAESAHGVAKGYDNFVFASIRRGIGAGIFINGQLYQGSAGFAGEMGKMVFDADFKFSAAEGTGHLETICGEDPVLDLAIAKGIELESTESSRPRMRSLATAAANGNQDAIEVLQQFLTNYGLAVANIASLLDPSIIVIGGEIYPVMDMAVEHLTKTIALLIPSPPKIVGSTLGERAILQGTYYQAHKDACDTMLVDQSDS; this is translated from the coding sequence GTGACATCAATCAATTCCTCCAAAGCGGCAAACCAAAGCATCCATAGGGTGATTGAGGTCATTCGGGCTCATCGAGAAGTCAGCCGCCGGTTGATCTCGAAGGAAACTGGTTTATCGACGCCCAGCATTACGCGACTGGTGAACGAGCTGATGGAGTCCGACGTGCTTTGCGTGCACGAATCGACCACGGTTGATGGAGCGGGGCCAGGCCGACCGGCGAGTGTCGTAAAGCTTAATCCTCTGTTCGGCTGTGCGATTGGAGTCGACGTTGGAGAGCACGTTATCCAGATTGCTCTGGGCGACATGAGCGGCAAGATTCAGCTGACATCCCGATTGCCGACTGCTGCTGAAACAGGTGGAAACGCAACGTTCGCAAACATCGTTCGTGCCATCAACGACATCTGCGGAATCTACAAGTCCAGCTTTGAACAGGACGCTCCGCCATTGCGAGCGATCACGGTGGGCGTGCCGGGAACTGTCGACCCGAAAACGTCTCACATCGCAAAAGCGCCCAAGATCAACGGTTGGACAGATTTCGATCTCAAAGGACGACTTGAATCCGAGATTCCGGGCATCGCGATTCGGATTGTGAACGACATCAACGCTGCGGCAACGGCGGAGTCTGCGCACGGCGTGGCGAAGGGCTATGACAATTTTGTATTCGCTTCGATTCGACGCGGCATCGGTGCGGGGATCTTTATCAACGGCCAACTCTACCAGGGAAGCGCCGGGTTTGCTGGCGAGATGGGAAAGATGGTCTTCGACGCCGATTTTAAATTTTCTGCTGCCGAGGGCACGGGGCATTTGGAAACGATCTGTGGAGAGGACCCCGTCCTTGATTTGGCGATCGCAAAAGGCATCGAGCTTGAATCGACCGAGTCTTCCCGTCCTCGAATGAGATCGCTGGCCACCGCCGCGGCCAATGGAAATCAGGACGCGATAGAAGTTCTGCAGCAGTTCCTGACGAACTATGGATTGGCTGTCGCGAACATAGCCAGCTTGCTCGACCCGTCGATCATCGTAATCGGTGGTGAAATATATCCGGTAATGGACATGGCGGTTGAGCATTTGACCAAAACGATTGCGCTGCTCATCCCTTCGCCTCCAAAGATCGTAGGCTCGACTTTGGGAGAACGTGCGATCCTCCAGGGGACTTACTATCAAGCCCACAAAGACGCTTGCGATACGATGTTGGTTGACCAGTCGGATTCGTAG
- a CDS encoding DUF1598 domain-containing protein gives MSHSLGVENCVAKFLQVAILVLGLQMTCLAQEVQQYLSDGEFSAAITAAGDNATALQQIANSQIGIGEHEAALQTVASIDDDQARSRAYSLLQSGDTFFSGGGGMSGTVQNGGGDQGGITANDFNTLIQLIQNTVASDTWENNGGGNGTMSPYPTGVFVDARGVLNRIPRSNRTLASLADFDDELAKRGSVHKTSNLRKVSLTRLERAAEKRTAQGLPPTDAMLYLAGLTQIRYVILDPDSGEIIVAGPAGSWKRNEQGKTVSAVDGKPVLMLDDLVICLRNAWSNSGKFGCAIVPRKKNLAATKQYVATAKGSGKRWENGLREALGQQDIEVFGIPASSHAARILVDADHHMKLLGMGIEPSIPSVAGYLKRVTLDADGNPPPMDVVRWWFALNYDRLISNEAQTLFEFTGPGVKVLAETELIDADGERIHTGEAIGPTKTFARDFTAHFDELADIYPVYNELKNIFDLAIVANMIREFELAKNADWQMPFFVGNDKTSQTGWQVSRFRPAECVDSVMNRRVIKERRNGELTIHTLIGVSGGVSFDAKDFVNKANLKIERDVEFTAQIEKAVAGSTTSDSWWWD, from the coding sequence ATGAGTCATTCACTTGGCGTTGAAAACTGTGTTGCAAAATTTCTGCAGGTCGCGATTCTCGTGCTTGGCTTGCAGATGACATGTCTTGCTCAGGAAGTTCAACAGTATCTTTCAGACGGCGAGTTCTCGGCGGCGATCACTGCCGCGGGTGACAACGCGACTGCGCTGCAGCAGATCGCCAACTCCCAGATCGGCATCGGCGAACACGAAGCCGCGTTACAGACCGTTGCATCGATCGATGACGACCAAGCCCGCAGTCGAGCTTACAGTTTGCTGCAAAGCGGCGACACGTTCTTTTCCGGTGGCGGCGGCATGTCAGGAACGGTCCAGAACGGCGGTGGCGATCAGGGCGGAATCACCGCGAACGACTTTAACACTCTGATTCAACTAATCCAGAACACCGTTGCCTCGGATACCTGGGAAAACAACGGCGGAGGCAATGGAACGATGTCGCCGTATCCGACAGGCGTATTTGTCGATGCGAGAGGCGTGCTGAACAGAATTCCGAGAAGCAACCGCACGCTGGCGTCGCTGGCTGACTTTGACGACGAGCTCGCAAAACGCGGCTCTGTACACAAGACATCGAATCTGAGAAAGGTCTCGTTGACGCGGTTGGAGCGTGCTGCGGAGAAACGTACGGCCCAAGGACTGCCTCCGACCGATGCGATGCTGTATCTGGCTGGTCTTACTCAGATCCGCTACGTGATCCTCGACCCGGATTCTGGCGAAATCATTGTCGCCGGACCTGCCGGAAGTTGGAAACGAAACGAACAAGGCAAAACGGTCAGTGCCGTCGACGGGAAGCCTGTCCTGATGTTGGACGATTTGGTGATTTGCCTTCGTAATGCGTGGTCAAACTCAGGTAAGTTCGGCTGTGCGATCGTGCCGCGAAAGAAGAATCTGGCGGCGACGAAGCAGTATGTCGCGACAGCAAAAGGCAGCGGCAAGCGTTGGGAAAACGGGCTTCGCGAGGCACTTGGCCAGCAGGACATCGAAGTGTTCGGAATTCCGGCATCCAGTCATGCGGCCAGAATTCTGGTCGACGCAGACCATCACATGAAACTGCTGGGGATGGGAATCGAACCTTCGATTCCCTCGGTCGCTGGTTATCTAAAACGCGTGACTCTGGACGCCGATGGCAATCCGCCTCCGATGGATGTGGTCCGCTGGTGGTTCGCATTGAACTACGATCGTCTGATCTCAAACGAGGCTCAGACTCTCTTTGAATTTACCGGGCCTGGTGTCAAAGTGCTGGCCGAGACCGAGTTGATCGATGCGGATGGAGAACGAATTCACACCGGCGAGGCGATCGGTCCGACGAAGACGTTTGCTCGTGACTTTACGGCGCACTTCGATGAACTTGCCGACATCTATCCTGTTTACAACGAACTGAAAAACATCTTTGACCTGGCGATCGTGGCAAACATGATTCGCGAGTTCGAGTTGGCGAAGAACGCGGACTGGCAGATGCCCTTTTTTGTTGGCAACGACAAAACTTCACAAACGGGTTGGCAAGTTTCCCGCTTCCGACCTGCCGAATGCGTGGACTCGGTGATGAACCGACGCGTTATCAAGGAACGTCGAAATGGAGAGCTGACGATCCATACGCTGATCGGAGTTTCCGGCGGAGTCTCGTTTGATGCCAAAGATTTTGTGAACAAGGCGAATCTTAAAATCGAACGCGACGTCGAGTTTACAGCCCAAATCGAAAAAGCAGTTGCTGGTTCGACGACAAGCGATTCCTGGTGGTGGGATTGA
- a CDS encoding nitroreductase family protein: MAKGNHIPLKNFETRPAEEMEKRSADFYSHLKTRRSVRDFSDAPIPDAVIENCLLAAGTAPNGANLQPWHFSVVKSPEIKAEIRKAAEVEEYEFYHGKAPQDWLDALAPLGTNASKPFLETASTLIVIFSQTFGFDETGEKVKHYYVSESVGIATGFLIAALHDAGCATLTHTPSPMKFLNRILGRPSNERPFLVLVVGQPAAGALVPDIAKKTANEISTWH, translated from the coding sequence ATGGCAAAAGGAAACCACATTCCGCTGAAAAATTTTGAAACCAGGCCTGCGGAGGAAATGGAGAAACGTTCTGCGGACTTCTATAGTCATCTCAAAACCCGGCGCAGCGTTCGCGATTTTTCCGACGCTCCGATACCCGACGCCGTTATCGAAAACTGTTTACTCGCTGCGGGAACGGCACCGAACGGGGCAAATCTTCAACCGTGGCATTTCAGCGTTGTCAAAAGCCCGGAGATCAAAGCTGAGATTCGCAAGGCTGCGGAAGTGGAAGAATATGAGTTCTATCACGGCAAGGCCCCTCAGGATTGGCTCGACGCGTTGGCGCCGCTGGGGACGAACGCGAGCAAGCCGTTTCTCGAAACGGCTTCAACGTTGATTGTGATTTTTTCACAGACTTTCGGGTTCGACGAAACCGGCGAAAAGGTCAAACACTACTACGTGAGCGAATCGGTCGGCATCGCCACCGGATTTCTGATTGCCGCTCTGCACGATGCAGGTTGTGCAACTCTGACCCATACGCCCAGCCCGATGAAATTCCTCAACAGAATTTTGGGCAGACCGTCAAATGAACGGCCGTTTCTCGTTTTGGTCGTGGGACAGCCCGCCGCAGGAGCCCTCGTGCCGGACATCGCCAAGAAAACGGCCAATGAAATCTCGACGTGGCACTAG
- a CDS encoding sialate O-acetylesterase: MRPITANNILRIRFLFTRLFLLLVAASAIAGNVSADITLPQLFSDHMVLQRQSSVPVWGTATPNEKLMISFGESEYKVTANAGGRWSTMIRTGGAGGPFELGVSSEDSDLKVGFTNVMVGDVWICAGQSNMEWPVNKALNPETEIEKAKNFSNVRLFSIETSSSPTPLEDFGVVTPWSVCGPDSVKEFSAVGYFFGRELSRKLDDVPIGLIDSTWGGTRCEAWTSRESLDEVESLAPLLKHWDEQKELVTSRNHPANIYNAMVAPMTRFPVRGFIWYQGEANVGRGHQYGTLFPTLISDWRKQFGSEELPFYFVQLAPYKYEGRGENALQELWDAQLKTAKTVPGTGMVVTTDVGNLEDIHPRNKQTVGQRLALLAFGDCYAEELKDNPVEGETCGPLFESISKSGAQVRVTFKHAGESLRLRGQDTTLKGFSVCGEDRVFHPAVATIVDDVVVDLICSKVPDPVEVRYGWNAEFEMNLTNDSGLPASPFRSDDFPLASEGKNF; encoded by the coding sequence ATGCGACCAATCACTGCCAATAACATTCTTCGGATTCGCTTCCTGTTCACACGATTGTTTTTGTTGTTGGTTGCTGCGTCTGCAATTGCCGGCAACGTCTCGGCGGACATCACGTTGCCGCAACTCTTTTCTGACCACATGGTACTGCAGCGACAAAGCAGCGTGCCGGTGTGGGGCACTGCGACACCGAATGAGAAACTGATGATCTCGTTCGGTGAGTCCGAGTACAAAGTGACGGCCAATGCCGGCGGACGATGGTCAACCATGATTCGCACCGGTGGCGCCGGCGGTCCGTTTGAGCTGGGCGTGTCGTCGGAAGATTCAGATTTGAAAGTCGGATTCACCAACGTCATGGTCGGCGATGTCTGGATCTGCGCTGGACAGTCGAACATGGAGTGGCCGGTTAATAAAGCACTTAATCCGGAAACCGAAATTGAAAAGGCCAAGAACTTTTCGAACGTCCGGCTGTTTTCGATCGAGACGTCTTCGTCGCCAACTCCGCTGGAGGATTTTGGCGTCGTGACTCCATGGTCGGTTTGCGGTCCCGATTCAGTCAAAGAGTTTTCAGCCGTAGGCTATTTTTTCGGCCGCGAGCTTTCACGGAAACTTGATGACGTTCCAATTGGTCTGATCGATTCGACCTGGGGAGGCACGCGATGCGAAGCCTGGACGTCCCGCGAATCGCTTGACGAAGTCGAATCTTTGGCGCCGCTGTTGAAGCACTGGGACGAACAAAAAGAATTGGTGACCAGTCGGAATCACCCCGCCAATATCTACAACGCTATGGTCGCTCCAATGACCCGGTTTCCAGTGCGAGGATTTATCTGGTATCAGGGCGAAGCCAACGTTGGACGCGGTCACCAATATGGAACTTTGTTTCCCACACTGATCAGTGATTGGCGAAAGCAGTTTGGTTCGGAGGAACTGCCGTTCTACTTCGTTCAGTTGGCACCGTATAAGTACGAGGGCCGCGGCGAAAACGCATTGCAGGAACTGTGGGACGCTCAGCTGAAAACAGCCAAAACCGTTCCCGGAACAGGGATGGTCGTGACAACCGATGTTGGGAATCTCGAAGACATCCATCCTCGCAACAAGCAAACGGTCGGGCAACGATTGGCGCTGCTGGCGTTTGGCGACTGCTACGCGGAAGAGCTGAAAGACAATCCGGTTGAAGGCGAGACTTGCGGTCCGTTGTTCGAATCGATCTCGAAGTCGGGTGCTCAGGTTCGAGTCACTTTCAAACACGCGGGCGAAAGTTTGCGACTCAGAGGTCAGGATACAACGCTAAAAGGGTTCTCTGTGTGCGGCGAAGACCGTGTCTTTCATCCTGCCGTGGCGACGATCGTTGACGACGTGGTCGTCGATTTGATCTGCTCGAAAGTTCCAGATCCTGTGGAAGTTCGCTACGGTTGGAACGCAGAATTCGAGATGAATCTGACCAATGATTCTGGCTTGCCGGCGTCTCCTTTTCGCAGCGACGATTTTCCGCTGGCGTCTGAAGGTAAAAACTTTTAA
- a CDS encoding thioredoxin domain-containing protein, whose protein sequence is MPNRLENESSPYLLQHANNPVDWYPWGEEALARSRDEDKPIFLSIGYSACHWCHVMEHESFEDNAIAKLLNENYIAIKVDREERPDLDMIYMDAVMALKNGQGGWPLSVFLTPTQQVFYGGTYWPPQARMGMPGFGQVLMSVLDAYVNKRQQIETQSAEITQWLNQANDSGAELDRQQVVINGVRAMENQYDFTNGGFGTQPKFPHAMDLRWLNQIADAWPLQESPSRQVVQTMIDLNLQKMALGGIYDHLGGGFARYSVDEKWLVPHFEKMLYDNALLTMAYTERCQRDADPFCQSVVEETIEYVLETLTDPAGGFYSTEDADSEGEEGKFYVWSPQEIESVIGEEAAEFCADYDVFPSGNFEGKSILNLTDRLAKATSQEMFDLKMKWSGARAKLLEARSQRIRPGLDDKVIVSWNGLMISAMARAASVFENEKWKSAAIAAAEFVLGSVRRDDGRLRHTWRNGTATIDGYLDDYAAMLCGTLELYRLTFDSRWVAEAKHLADSMIQHFSDPAGGFFFTADDAEKLIARRKPWHDNSVPGGNSLAACGLLELGRLTGDSSYVQMAHDTIEASAHVLNRVPHAAAQMLIALTLSSQPQREIVIAGDAEKARLQMQQLAKKWIPGVSLILATDKDDAESGPLASVMEGKEIDWDSVTLFDCEGFSCKLPVIGEDQVSAWIDALDEVAG, encoded by the coding sequence ATGCCCAATCGACTGGAAAACGAATCAAGCCCGTACCTGCTTCAGCACGCCAATAATCCGGTGGACTGGTATCCATGGGGCGAAGAAGCTCTTGCTCGTTCGCGCGACGAAGACAAACCGATTTTCCTGTCGATTGGATATTCGGCGTGTCACTGGTGCCATGTCATGGAGCACGAAAGTTTTGAAGACAACGCGATCGCGAAACTGCTGAACGAAAATTACATCGCCATCAAAGTCGATCGTGAAGAGCGTCCTGATCTGGACATGATTTACATGGACGCCGTGATGGCGCTCAAGAACGGACAGGGCGGTTGGCCGCTGAGCGTTTTTCTGACGCCGACTCAACAGGTCTTTTACGGTGGAACCTACTGGCCTCCCCAGGCACGGATGGGAATGCCCGGATTTGGGCAGGTGCTGATGAGCGTGCTCGATGCGTATGTGAACAAACGTCAGCAGATCGAAACGCAGTCCGCTGAGATCACTCAATGGCTCAATCAGGCCAACGATTCCGGCGCAGAACTCGATCGGCAGCAAGTCGTGATCAACGGCGTTCGAGCTATGGAAAATCAGTACGATTTCACCAACGGAGGCTTTGGAACTCAACCAAAATTTCCGCACGCGATGGATCTGCGATGGCTCAATCAGATCGCCGACGCTTGGCCATTGCAGGAATCGCCGTCACGCCAGGTGGTGCAGACGATGATCGATCTGAATCTGCAAAAGATGGCACTTGGCGGAATCTACGACCACCTCGGCGGCGGATTCGCTCGATACAGCGTCGATGAGAAGTGGCTTGTGCCGCACTTTGAAAAAATGCTCTACGACAACGCGTTGTTGACGATGGCCTACACCGAACGATGTCAGCGAGACGCGGATCCGTTTTGCCAGTCGGTAGTGGAAGAAACCATTGAGTACGTGTTGGAAACACTGACCGATCCGGCTGGCGGATTCTACAGCACCGAGGATGCGGACAGCGAAGGCGAAGAAGGAAAGTTTTACGTTTGGTCGCCGCAGGAAATCGAATCCGTGATCGGAGAAGAGGCGGCGGAGTTCTGCGCGGACTACGACGTTTTCCCCAGCGGAAATTTTGAAGGCAAAAGCATCCTGAACCTGACCGACCGATTGGCGAAAGCGACGTCGCAGGAAATGTTTGATCTCAAAATGAAATGGTCGGGTGCTCGTGCGAAACTGCTCGAAGCGCGGAGCCAACGAATTCGGCCAGGTTTGGACGACAAGGTCATCGTTTCGTGGAACGGTTTGATGATCAGTGCCATGGCCCGAGCCGCTTCGGTGTTTGAGAATGAGAAATGGAAGTCGGCTGCGATCGCCGCCGCCGAATTTGTGCTTGGTAGCGTACGCCGGGACGACGGTCGGTTGCGGCACACCTGGCGAAATGGCACTGCAACTATCGACGGGTATTTGGACGACTATGCGGCGATGTTGTGCGGGACGCTGGAACTGTATCGGCTGACGTTTGATAGCCGTTGGGTTGCCGAAGCAAAGCATTTGGCGGATTCGATGATCCAGCATTTTTCAGATCCGGCCGGCGGTTTCTTTTTCACCGCTGATGATGCGGAGAAGTTGATCGCGAGGCGTAAGCCGTGGCACGACAACAGCGTGCCAGGCGGGAACTCGTTGGCTGCATGCGGGCTGCTGGAGTTGGGGAGACTGACTGGAGATTCGTCCTACGTTCAAATGGCGCACGACACGATAGAAGCCTCTGCCCACGTGCTCAATCGGGTTCCGCACGCGGCAGCTCAAATGTTGATTGCCCTAACTCTGTCGTCGCAACCTCAGCGAGAGATCGTGATTGCCGGCGACGCCGAGAAAGCCCGACTGCAGATGCAGCAACTGGCTAAAAAATGGATTCCTGGCGTGTCGTTGATTCTGGCTACCGACAAGGACGATGCCGAATCCGGGCCGCTTGCGTCGGTGATGGAAGGAAAGGAGATCGACTGGGACTCTGTAACGCTTTTCGACTGCGAAGGTTTCAGCTGCAAACTTCCTGTCATCGGAGAAGATCAAGTTTCGGCATGGATTGATGCGCTGGATGAGGTGGCGGGTTGA
- the hemW gene encoding radical SAM family heme chaperone HemW, protein MSQPSSPYFPADAAPRSVYVHVPFCRHRCGYCNFALVAGRDHLIDPFLDALESEIESISGTFEIDTLFFGGGTPSHLSASQLARLGEILFAKFRLSEKAEVSAECNPSDITDQMLVSLQAIGVNRISLGVQSFDSAKLKVLQRDHDADIARRAFELAMERTGNVSMDLIFAAPDETQSQWEEDLETALSLDPVHLSTYELTWEKGTTFWNRKTKGELDGSSEDLRVEMYQAAIDRIGQAGLEQYEVSSFAKPGKRCQHNLQYWLCNPWFAFGPSAASFVGGVRNTNHRSPMTWMKRVTDRQSPVQESEPLSDRDRAIERLIFGLRMVDGIAVNYFEDAIGSSLESLSGDVIAGQISRGLVQRTATHLRLTPAGRMVADSVAVELL, encoded by the coding sequence TTGAGTCAGCCTTCGAGTCCGTATTTTCCTGCTGATGCCGCCCCGCGATCGGTTTATGTTCACGTTCCGTTTTGCCGGCACCGCTGCGGCTACTGCAACTTCGCACTTGTTGCTGGTCGCGACCATTTGATCGATCCGTTTCTTGACGCTCTCGAATCAGAAATCGAATCGATATCCGGAACGTTCGAGATTGATACGCTGTTTTTCGGCGGCGGCACGCCCAGCCATCTTTCAGCGTCCCAGTTGGCTCGCCTGGGCGAGATTCTGTTCGCAAAGTTTCGACTGTCTGAAAAAGCTGAAGTTTCGGCGGAGTGCAATCCCTCGGACATCACCGACCAAATGCTTGTCTCGCTGCAAGCGATCGGAGTGAATCGAATCAGCTTGGGCGTGCAATCATTTGACTCCGCGAAACTGAAAGTTCTGCAGCGTGACCACGATGCAGACATTGCCAGGCGAGCTTTTGAGTTGGCGATGGAGCGAACTGGGAACGTGTCGATGGACCTGATTTTCGCGGCTCCCGATGAAACACAATCGCAGTGGGAAGAAGATCTGGAAACGGCGTTGTCGCTTGATCCTGTTCATCTTTCGACCTACGAACTGACCTGGGAAAAGGGAACCACGTTCTGGAATCGGAAAACGAAAGGCGAGCTGGATGGATCGAGCGAAGACTTACGTGTTGAAATGTATCAGGCCGCGATCGACCGGATTGGGCAGGCCGGGCTGGAGCAATACGAAGTCTCCAGCTTTGCAAAACCCGGCAAGAGATGTCAGCACAACTTGCAGTACTGGTTGTGCAATCCATGGTTCGCGTTTGGTCCGAGTGCCGCAAGCTTTGTGGGCGGAGTTCGCAACACGAACCACCGAAGTCCGATGACGTGGATGAAACGCGTCACTGATCGCCAGTCGCCAGTCCAGGAATCTGAGCCACTTTCCGATCGTGATCGCGCGATCGAGCGTCTAATTTTTGGGCTGCGAATGGTTGACGGGATCGCGGTCAATTATTTCGAGGACGCCATCGGTAGTTCGCTCGAGTCGCTATCCGGTGATGTCATTGCGGGTCAAATTAGCCGCGGTTTGGTGCAACGCACGGCCACGCATTTGCGCCTGACTCCGGCCGGTCGAATGGTCGCCGATTCGGTAGCCGTCGAACTTCTTTAG
- the scpB gene encoding SMC-Scp complex subunit ScpB produces MSTNENQEPFDDDGDDELSLDRLSEAYAEVLRQQANNDGQVDGPSRGELVTDKLARDESEEDEVADDSIEDEAEEQFEDQPDDDSGCPITPESIVESILFVGVPRGEKLTSRKIASVMRDVSPKEVRSIAEKLNTQYEKENAAYRISVDSDSIRMVVAEDLASLQNEYFGRNREVALSQNAIDILAVVAYRQPISREEVEKARNKPVGGVLNQLVRRDLLTTVADQEKPKRKLYQTTDRFLDLFNLMELADLPQSHDVTDMDDFE; encoded by the coding sequence ATGTCCACGAACGAAAATCAGGAACCCTTTGACGACGATGGCGATGACGAACTTTCGCTCGACCGGCTTAGCGAAGCCTACGCGGAAGTCCTGCGCCAACAGGCAAACAACGACGGCCAGGTGGACGGCCCCAGCCGAGGCGAACTGGTCACGGACAAGCTGGCTCGCGATGAGTCGGAAGAAGACGAAGTTGCCGACGATTCAATCGAAGACGAGGCCGAAGAACAATTCGAAGACCAGCCGGACGATGATTCTGGCTGCCCGATCACGCCCGAGTCGATCGTGGAGTCGATCCTGTTCGTCGGCGTGCCCCGCGGAGAGAAACTGACGTCCAGGAAGATCGCTTCTGTGATGCGAGACGTGAGCCCCAAGGAGGTTCGGTCGATCGCCGAAAAGCTGAACACACAGTACGAGAAGGAAAACGCGGCGTACCGAATTAGCGTGGATTCGGATTCGATTCGCATGGTGGTGGCCGAGGACTTGGCGAGTTTGCAAAACGAGTATTTTGGCCGCAACCGCGAAGTGGCGCTTTCTCAGAACGCGATCGACATCCTCGCCGTCGTCGCGTATCGCCAGCCGATCAGCCGCGAAGAAGTTGAAAAAGCCAGGAACAAACCGGTTGGCGGTGTTCTAAATCAGTTGGTTCGCCGAGATTTGCTGACCACTGTCGCCGACCAGGAAAAGCCAAAACGGAAGCTTTATCAAACCACCGATCGGTTTTTGGATCTGTTCAATCTGATGGAACTTGCCGATCTCCCTCAGTCGCATGATGTGACGGATATGGACGACTTTGAGTGA